In one window of Armatimonadia bacterium DNA:
- a CDS encoding methyl-accepting chemotaxis protein → KIVKTIDEIAFQTNLLALNAAVEAARAGDAGKGFAVVAEEVRNLAMRSAEAAKNTANLIEESVAHAESGVAMNREVFSQLQEINEQIRKVGEVMAEITAASEQQSQGVEQINVAVEQMDQVTQQNAANSEESASAAEELSSQAEELRSMVGRFQMTDSQGGAARPQARPAAAAPASSRKTEPGAASRTRPAPARSGREATAQIPLPDDAAGRRDGLTLQDF, encoded by the coding sequence CCAAGATCGTCAAGACGATCGACGAGATCGCCTTCCAGACAAACCTCCTGGCTCTCAACGCAGCCGTCGAAGCCGCTCGCGCCGGAGACGCAGGCAAGGGCTTCGCCGTTGTCGCCGAGGAGGTGCGCAACCTCGCGATGCGCAGTGCCGAGGCGGCCAAGAACACCGCGAACCTCATCGAGGAGTCCGTCGCGCATGCCGAGAGCGGCGTTGCGATGAACCGCGAGGTCTTCAGCCAGCTCCAGGAGATCAACGAGCAGATCCGCAAGGTCGGCGAGGTCATGGCCGAGATCACTGCGGCCTCCGAGCAGCAGAGCCAGGGCGTGGAGCAGATCAACGTGGCTGTCGAGCAGATGGATCAGGTCACCCAGCAGAACGCTGCCAACTCGGAGGAGTCAGCGAGCGCCGCCGAGGAGCTCTCGAGTCAGGCGGAAGAGCTGCGCAGCATGGTCGGCCGCTTCCAGATGACGGACAGCCAGGGCGGTGCCGCCAGGCCGCAGGCACGTCCTGCCGCTGCCGCACCCGCAAGCAGCAGAAAGACCGAGCCTGGTGCGGCCTCCCGCACGCGCCCGGCCCCCGCGAGGTCTGGACGCGAAGCCACAGCACAGATCCCGTTGCCCGACGACGCCGCCGGTCGACGCGACGGACTGACGCTGCAGGACTTCTAG
- a CDS encoding chemotaxis protein CheD: MKHIVGVADMCVSSTSGDVIVTYALGSCLGLTVHDPVAGVGGMLHVMLPLSTIDADRARENPCMFVDTGVPRLFLECYKAGAEKRRLRVKVAGGAWVHQGDESGDFFQIGKRNVLVLRKLLWRNGVLLEAEDVEGTCSRTMSLEIGSGQVLIRSEGQQRDL; encoded by the coding sequence GTGAAACACATCGTCGGCGTGGCAGATATGTGTGTGTCCTCAACCTCCGGGGATGTCATCGTCACCTATGCCCTGGGTAGTTGCCTCGGCCTGACGGTCCACGACCCTGTGGCGGGTGTCGGTGGGATGCTGCATGTCATGCTCCCGCTCTCGACAATCGACGCGGACCGCGCCCGCGAAAACCCCTGCATGTTCGTCGATACAGGAGTTCCACGCCTGTTCCTCGAGTGCTACAAGGCCGGCGCCGAGAAGCGTCGACTCCGGGTGAAGGTCGCAGGCGGAGCCTGGGTCCACCAGGGCGATGAGAGCGGAGACTTCTTCCAGATCGGCAAGCGCAATGTGCTCGTGCTGCGCAAGCTGCTGTGGCGTAATGGAGTGCTTCTGGAGGCGGAAGACGTGGAGGGAACGTGCTCACGGACGATGTCGCTGGAGATCGGCTCCGGCCAGGTGCTGATACGGTCGGAGGGGCAGCAGCGGGACCTGTAA
- a CDS encoding response regulator: MQLNVMIVDDSMVMRSMIRRTLQLSGLPLGDLHEAANGAEGLETLENHPIDLILADLNMPVMDGETMIEHIRADAAFSHLPILIVSTEGSFRRISLLRSKGAEFVHKPFTPEAIREAVSDLTGVDYDQLTGPEAVSGSGPDF; encoded by the coding sequence ATGCAACTGAATGTGATGATCGTCGACGACAGCATGGTGATGCGCAGCATGATCCGGCGCACCTTGCAGCTCAGTGGGCTGCCACTGGGCGACCTTCACGAGGCGGCTAACGGGGCCGAGGGGCTCGAGACGCTCGAAAACCACCCCATCGACCTGATCCTTGCCGACCTGAATATGCCGGTTATGGACGGCGAGACCATGATCGAGCACATCCGCGCCGATGCCGCCTTCTCGCACCTGCCGATCCTCATCGTATCCACCGAAGGCAGCTTCCGGCGCATCAGTCTTCTTCGCAGCAAGGGTGCCGAGTTCGTGCACAAGCCCTTCACGCCCGAGGCGATCCGCGAGGCCGTCTCGGACCTCACAGGAGTCGACTATGACCAACTCACTGGACCTGAGGCTGTATCGGGCAGCGGCCCAGACTTTTGA
- a CDS encoding protein-glutamate O-methyltransferase, with translation MTIVQSPKGLTREQFGAICRLTHEVCGINLHEGKERLVEARLARRLRALELVDVDQYLDYLRGPSGDTEILHMVDALTTNKTSFFREPQHFDFLAERVIPEATARGSQLRLWSAGCSSGEEPFTIAMVALETLGTNRAASVRILATDISAEMLDKASEGVYTEAALAEVPRPLLTRYFEPIKGSAPRSWRVGSLLRRTVTFAQLNLMEKWPMRGPFDAIFCRNVMIYFDRETRDHLVERFRRLLHPEGYLLVGHSESLTGAETGLSYVQPAVYAR, from the coding sequence GTGACCATAGTGCAGTCACCCAAAGGACTAACCCGGGAGCAGTTCGGTGCCATCTGCCGCCTCACTCACGAGGTCTGCGGCATCAATCTGCATGAGGGCAAGGAGAGACTCGTCGAGGCTCGACTGGCACGGCGTCTTCGCGCTCTGGAGCTCGTCGACGTTGACCAGTACCTGGACTACCTGCGCGGCCCCTCCGGAGACACCGAGATCCTCCATATGGTCGATGCCCTCACGACCAACAAGACCAGCTTCTTCCGCGAGCCGCAGCACTTCGATTTCCTGGCTGAGAGGGTGATCCCCGAAGCGACTGCTCGCGGCTCGCAGTTACGCCTCTGGAGCGCCGGCTGCTCCTCCGGAGAGGAACCCTTCACCATCGCCATGGTGGCGCTGGAGACTCTCGGAACCAACCGGGCAGCCTCCGTGCGCATCCTGGCAACGGACATCTCCGCCGAGATGCTCGACAAGGCCTCTGAGGGCGTCTACACCGAGGCCGCACTCGCCGAGGTGCCGCGCCCGCTCCTGACCCGCTACTTCGAGCCGATCAAGGGTTCGGCGCCCCGCTCCTGGCGGGTTGGTTCGCTCTTGCGCCGGACGGTGACCTTCGCCCAGCTCAACCTCATGGAGAAGTGGCCGATGAGGGGACCCTTCGACGCGATCTTCTGTCGCAACGTCATGATCTACTTCGACCGCGAGACGCGAGATCACCTGGTCGAACGCTTCCGTCGGTTGCTGCACCCGGAGGGTTACCTGCTCGTAGGCCATTCGGAGAGCCTTACGGGAGCCGAGACCGGCCTGAGCTACGTCCAGCCCGCGGTCTATGCGCGATGA